GGATGCCGCCGAGGAGCGGCTGCGCGGTGAGCGCGACCGGGGCGGCAGTGGCGGCAACGGCATCGGCGGCGGTCGGGGCGGTGGCGCTGAGCGGGGCGGTGGCCCGGGTGCGCTGCCGGTGCTCGGCGAGCACCTCCTCGTAGTGCCGGATCAACTGGTCGCCCACCGCCTCCCAGGTGCGGTCGGTGACGTCGGCCTGGCCCGCAGCGCCGTACCGGGCGCGCAGTTCGGGGGCGGCGGCGAGTTCGGCGACGGCCCGGGCGACGGCGCCCGGGTCGCGCGGGGCGACCAGCAGCCCGGTGCGTCGGTGGCCGACCAGGTCGAGCGGCCCACCGACCGCGGGGGCGACCACCGGGACGCCGCTGGCCATCGCCTCCTGGATGGTCTGGCAGAAGGTCTCCAGCGGGCCGGTGTGCACGAACAGGTCCAACGAGGCGAAGCAGCGGGCGAGTTCGGCTCCCGTCCGGCGGCCCAGGAACACCGCGCCGGGCATCGCCGCCTTCAGCGCGGGCGCGCTCGGACCGTCCCCGATCACCACCACCCGCACGCCCGGTAGCCGGGACGCCTCGGCGAGCAGGTCCACCCGCTTCTCCGGGGCGAGCCGTCCGACGTACCCGACCAGCACCTCGCCGCCCGGGGCCAGCGAGCGGTGCAGCGCCTCGTCGCGGTGGTCGGGGTGGAAGCGCACCGAGTCCACGCCGCGCGCCCAGATCCGCACCTGGCGCACCCCGTGCGCCGTCAGGTCCTGCGCGGCCGGGGTGGACGGCGCGAGCGTGCGGGCGGCGGCCCGGTGCACCGAGCGGATCCGGGCCCAGGCGATCGCCGAACCGACCCCCCGGCCCATCCGGTACGCCTGCGCGTACCCCGCCAGGTCGGTCTGGTAGACCGCCACGGTCGGCAGGTTCAGGCGCTCGGTGAGCCGGGCTGCCCGGGCGCCGAGGATGAACGGGCTGGCCAGGTGCACCACGTCCGGCTGGTGGGCGGTCAGCGCGGCGGCCAGCTTGCGGCTGGGCAGCGCGATGCGCACCTGCGGGTAGCGGGGCAGCGGGACGGAGGGCACCCGCACCACCGGCAGCGGCTCCCGGTCCGGGCCGAAGGACTGCGGCGGGCAGTGCGCACCCCGGGCCGGGGCGGGGGTGATCACCAGGGGCTGGTGACCCCGCCGGACGAGGTGCTCGGCAGCCCTCAGCACGCTGTGGGCCACGCCGTTGACCTCGGGCGGGAAGGACTCGGTGACGATGGCGACTCGCATGCCAACGTTGTTGCCAATCCGGGCGTGCGGTCAGCCAAAGGGATCTTTCGCGCAGACGAACGTCTGCCGCCATTTCCGCACTGGTGTGTGAATGGCGGGCTGGGGTCGGCTGAGGGAAGCGGGCCTTGGGCCGTCCGCCCGGACGGAGTGCCCTCCGACGGGTGCTTTGCGGTGTTTTGCCCGAGTAGGCTGGCGGAATGGAGCGGGCGGGCGGGGAAGCGGCGCAACCTGCCGACGGGCCACCGGCGAACGAGCCCGGCGGCGGACCGCCCGCGCCCGGGGCGTCGTCCGCGCCCGGAACGCAGGATGGTGGCGGTGCTGCTGCCGATGCTGCTGCGGCCGGTGCCGTCCCCGGGGGCCGGGTGGGTGGCGGGGCGGCCGGGGAGTTGTGGCGGGCCGTCCGGCACGACGCCGGGCGCCTCCCCGAGAACCTGGCCGCACTGGCGGTGCGCCAGGAGTCCGGGCGGGCCGCGGAAGCGGTGGCCGGGCTGTCCGGGACGGTCGCCGAACGGCGCACGACGGTGATCACCCACGGCATCCGGCTGAACCTGGTCGAGGGCTGCGTGGTCGGCGGACCGCTCATCCTCCTCGTGCCGGTGGCGTTCTGCGCCGGGATGCTCGCCCAGGCCCGGATGGTCCTCGCACTCGCCGCCCTCGCCGGGGCCGACGGCGACGACGCCGAGCGCAGCGCCGAACTCCTCGTCCTGCAAGGCGTGTACCCCACCGTCGCCGAGGGCCGCGCCGCCCTGGCCGCCACCGCTGCGGAGACCGCCGCCACCCTCGAGGGCGCCCCCGAGCCCGGTCCGCTGTCCCGTCCGTCGCGCCCGCCCCGCCCGTCCCGGCTGGACATGGTCCGGCGGATGATCTACCTGCTCGGACTCGTCGCGATCGGTGAGGACCACCGCGGCCCGGTCCGCCGGATCGCCGGTTGGGTCGGCACCGGCCTGCTGGTGGTCGTCGGACTCGCCTTCCCCGTGGTGTGGATTCCCGTCATGGGGCGGGCCAACGTCCGGGCCACCACCGCCCTCGCCCGGCGCGCCACCGCCTTCTACTGGCCCGGGGAGACGGCCGCGCCCGGCGCCGCCCGGCAGCCCGAGGAGGCGTACGCCCGCACCGCCACCATCGCCGTCCTCGGGCAGACCCTGCTGGCCCTGCTGGTCCCGGTCGCGGCCTTCCTGTTCGTGCTCTTCCTCGGCCTCGACCTGGCCGGCGGACACCTCGCCACCGCCCTCCTGCTCGCCCTCGCCGCGGGCGCGGCCTACGCTGCCGACCAGGCCCGCCGGGCCCGCGGCTCCCGAGGGCCGCGCCGCCCGGACGGCGCCCACCGCCCGGACGGGCGCGACGACGCACCCCGCCGGTGATTCGTCAGGGCGGCTCCCGAATCGGTGAACGGTCCAGGACGGCGCGGGTGGCCGGGAGCGAGCGGCGAGCCGTGTGACAGGCTGACCGGCATGCGGGAGATGCTGATCGAACAGGCCAGGAGACTCGTCGCCGAGCTTCACCCCGACGCGTCGGCCGTGGTGCTGGCCGGCTCGGTGGCCGCGGGACGGGCCCGGGCGGGCAGCGACCTCGACCTGGCCGTCCTGCTGCCCGACGGCCGGGACACCCACCGCGCGACACTGCGCCACGAGGGCCGGATCGCCGAGGTGTTCGCGCACACCCGGGCCGGGCTCGACGAGCTGCGGGCCTTCGACGCCGCCTCCCGCCGAGGGGTGGTCCAGCAGCTGTACGCGACCGGACTGGTCCTGCTCGACCGGGACGGGCACGCCGCCCGGATCGTCGAGGACTGCCGGGCCGAACTGCGGGCCGGACCGCCCCCGCTCACGGCCGAGCAGCGCGAGAACCTGCGGTACGCCCTGACCGACCTGCTGGACGACCTGCGCGACGCCCCGGACCGCCTGGAGGCACTGGCCGTCGGCGCCGACACCCTCCGCTCCGCCGCCGACCTGCTCAGCGACCACCACCGGGCCTGGACGGGAACGGGCAAGTGGTTCCCGCGCCGCCTGCTCGCCGCCGACCCCGACCTCGGCCGGGACCTGCTGGAAGCCCACCGCGCCCTGTCCGAGACCGGCGACCCCGCCGCCCTGCTGACGGCCGCCGAAGCCGTCCTCGCCCTGGCCGGCGGCCCCCTCTCGGCCGGCTACCACCGCAGCTGGCCCCCGGCCGCACCCGCTTCCGGTGCGGCCGCTCCCGGGCGGTGAACCCGCTTCCCCGCGGGCATCGTCCCGCGATGCCGTACCGCGGGGACCAGGGTCCGTCAGCGCCTCCCGCAAGGCCGCAAGGACGCAAGGAGAGTCCAACCCGAGCAACCAGGCACGATCGTAGGGAAATCCGGCGAGGCGGCCGGTGAACACCCGTACCCGGCAGGCGCGTTCGGAGACACCCACCGGCGACTGCCGTGCTGTCAGCCCTCGTTCGCCGCTGCAGGGGCGATGGCCGGGCCGGGGACGTTCCACTTCTCCTCGATCCGCGCAAACCTCCACACGGCGAGCGCGATGAGCCAGGTGGCGACGAACAGGCCGACGATCGCGAAGCCGACGGTGTTGAGGTCGAGTCGGGAGATCCAGTCCCAGAAGGGCCCGTGCAGGGCGAGCTTGTCGGCGAGCAGGCCGAGCAGCTCGACGGTGCCGATGAGGAGGGCGACGGTGATCGACAGGCCGGTGACGGTCAGGTTGTAGTAGATCTTGCGGGCGGGTTTGGAGAACGCCCAGCCGTAGGCGAAGTTCATGAACGAGCCGTCGATGGTGTCCAGCAGGCACATGCCGGCGGCGAACAGCACCGGCAGGCACAGGATCGCGTACCACGGCAGGCCGGACGCGGCGCCGGACCCGGCGAGGACGAGCAGGGCGATCTCGGTGGCGGTGTCGAAGCCGAGGCCGAAGAGCATGCCCAGCGGGTACATGTGCCACGGTTCGCCGACCGAGTTCGTCACGCGTCCGAGCAGCCGGTTCATCAGGCCGCGCTTGTCGAGCCGCTCGTCCAACGCGGCTTCGTCGAGGTGGCCGGCACGCATCTGGCGGAACACCTTCCACAGGCCGACGAGGATGACGAGGTTCACGATCGCGATCAGGTACAGGAAGGCGCCGGAGACGGCGGTGCCGATCAGGCCGGTGACCTGGTGGAGAGCGGAGCCGTCGTTCTGGAGCGGGCCGGCCAGGGCTTTGACGCCGAGCGAGAGCAGGACGGCGAGGGCGAACACGATGGACGAATGCCCGAGGGAGAACCAGAAGCCGACCGACAGGGGCCTCTTCCGCTGTTCCATGAGCTTGCGGGTGGTGTTGTCGATGGCGGCGATGTGGTCGGCGTCGAAGGCGTGGCGCATGCCGAGGGTGTAGGCGGTGACGCCGATTCCGACGCCGAAGGTCTGGGTGCCCAGGGCGTGGTGCTCGGGGGCGACGACGGCGACCAGGGTGACCCAGCCGATGACGTGCAGGGCGACGATGAACGCGGCCATCGCGCCCAGCCGCCGCCACTCCTGACGGGTGATCGGGACTTTCGCGGGTGCGGCGGCCAGGGACGGGGGGAGGGGTGCGGACGAGGAGGCCACGGGCGTCCTTCCGGCGTGGAGCGAGTGTCCGCTCGGGTGCGTACGACTCGTACTTGCACTATCACCGCAGAAGGGGGGCCTGTCAGGGGGCGCGCCGGGGGCGCGTGAGAGTGCGCGGTCGGCGTCCGGTCCACCGGGAGAGCGGGGGTGACGGCCTCCGGCTCCGGCCCGGGCGGGCCCCGGCCGGGTGGTTGCCCCGTGCGGGTGATCCCCCGGCAGGTCGGGGTGGTACCTGTTCCCCGCGAGGCGGGCGGGCGCGAAGGTGGTCGCGGGGCATCTCGCCCCGTTCCCTCTCCCACCGGGCCCGTCGGCCGTGGACCGCCCGGCCGTGTTCCTGGAGGCTCGCGTGCAGACAGCACGACCCCTCGCCCGAGCGGGCGCCGTCGCGGCGGCGGCCCTGTGCCTGCTGGCCCTCGGTGCGCCCGCCGCCGATGCCCACCCGCTGGGCAACTTCTCCCTCAACCACTACCTCGGCCTCACCGTCCGGCCGGACGCCGTCGAGGCCCTGGCCGTCACCGACGCCGCCGAGATCCCCACCCTCCAGGAGCAGCCGAAGGTCGACCGGAACGGGGACGGCACCGCGGACGACGCCGAACTCGCGGCCTGGGCCACCGAGCAGTGTGGCCTGATCGCGCAGCACCTCCAGGTGACGGCCGGTCAGGACGCCCGACCGCTGGCCTGGCGGGCCGACTCGGCGCGGTTCCGCTACGAGGACGGTTCCGCCGGGCTGCGCACCAGCCGCCTGGAGTGCGTGCTGCACGCCGGTCTCCACCTGCCCGCCGACGGGAGCGCGATCCGGGTGGACGCCGGGAACGACTCCGGACGGGTGGGGTGGAACGAGATCACCGCGCGCGGCGACGGTGTCACGCTGGAGGGCTCCGACGTGCCGGCCGAATCGGTCTCCAAGGAGCTGCGGGACTACCCGCGGGACCTGCTGGACAGCCCCAGCGGTGTCACCCGCGCCCAGTTCCGGGCCCGCCCCGGCGGCGGCGCGGCCCCCGCGGGCGCCGCGGCCGTCCGGGCGGACGGCTCCGGGCCGACGGCCTGGCTGTCCGGCCTGGACGCCCGGCTCACCGGCATCGGTGCCGCCGAGCGCCTGACCGTGCCGCTGGGCCTGCTCGCGGTCCTGCTGTCGATCGTGCTCGGCGCCGGACACGCCTTGCTGCCCGGGCACGGCAAGACGGTGATGGCCGCCTACCTCGCGGGGCGTCGCGGGCGCACCCGCGACGCCGTCACCGTCG
The window above is part of the Kitasatospora sp. NA04385 genome. Proteins encoded here:
- a CDS encoding nucleotidyltransferase domain-containing protein, with product MREMLIEQARRLVAELHPDASAVVLAGSVAAGRARAGSDLDLAVLLPDGRDTHRATLRHEGRIAEVFAHTRAGLDELRAFDAASRRGVVQQLYATGLVLLDRDGHAARIVEDCRAELRAGPPPLTAEQRENLRYALTDLLDDLRDAPDRLEALAVGADTLRSAADLLSDHHRAWTGTGKWFPRRLLAADPDLGRDLLEAHRALSETGDPAALLTAAEAVLALAGGPLSAGYHRSWPPAAPASGAAAPGR
- a CDS encoding high frequency lysogenization protein HflD, which translates into the protein MQTARPLARAGAVAAAALCLLALGAPAADAHPLGNFSLNHYLGLTVRPDAVEALAVTDAAEIPTLQEQPKVDRNGDGTADDAELAAWATEQCGLIAQHLQVTAGQDARPLAWRADSARFRYEDGSAGLRTSRLECVLHAGLHLPADGSAIRVDAGNDSGRVGWNEITARGDGVTLEGSDVPAESVSKELRDYPRDLLDSPSGVTRAQFRARPGGGAAPAGAAAVRADGSGPTAWLSGLDARLTGIGAAERLTVPLGLLAVLLSIVLGAGHALLPGHGKTVMAAYLAGRRGRTRDAVTVGATVTVTHTAGVIVIGLCLTTFSSLAGDVLLGWLGVLSGALVALVGAGLLRDAVRRSRRPRASAHLPQPQPGLDNAEARELAHAAAHAAGTPHDHDHDPHPEPDGHPHPHPHDHGHDHDHGHEHDHPHDHGHGHQHDHDHGHPHVHGQVGDLAHGHHGHRHGLFGGHHRHDPAPTSRRSLIGLGIAGGLVPSPSALVVLLGAVALGRTLFGAALVVAYGVGMAATLTAVGLLLVRVGDRLASAQRGPIAARVQRIAPYSALLTAALILTVGLGLVVRSLPSTL
- a CDS encoding HoxN/HupN/NixA family nickel/cobalt transporter gives rise to the protein MAAFIVALHVIGWVTLVAVVAPEHHALGTQTFGVGIGVTAYTLGMRHAFDADHIAAIDNTTRKLMEQRKRPLSVGFWFSLGHSSIVFALAVLLSLGVKALAGPLQNDGSALHQVTGLIGTAVSGAFLYLIAIVNLVILVGLWKVFRQMRAGHLDEAALDERLDKRGLMNRLLGRVTNSVGEPWHMYPLGMLFGLGFDTATEIALLVLAGSGAASGLPWYAILCLPVLFAAGMCLLDTIDGSFMNFAYGWAFSKPARKIYYNLTVTGLSITVALLIGTVELLGLLADKLALHGPFWDWISRLDLNTVGFAIVGLFVATWLIALAVWRFARIEEKWNVPGPAIAPAAANEG